One window of Lawsonibacter asaccharolyticus genomic DNA carries:
- a CDS encoding prolyl-tRNA synthetase, translating into MSIEKVRQYFQPLGREQDILEFETSSATVELAAQAAGVIPARIAKTLSFLVDEGCVLIVTAGDAKIDNSKFKAMFHAKAKMLSPEQVYSFTGHAVGGVCPFANPDGVRTYLDVSLQRFETVFPAAGSSNSAIQLTCDELAEYSHSLGWIDVCKGWQETP; encoded by the coding sequence ATGTCCATTGAAAAAGTCCGGCAATATTTCCAGCCTTTAGGCCGTGAGCAGGATATCCTGGAATTTGAGACCTCCAGCGCCACGGTGGAGCTGGCCGCCCAAGCCGCCGGCGTCATCCCCGCCCGGATCGCCAAGACCCTCTCCTTCCTGGTGGACGAGGGCTGTGTGCTGATCGTGACCGCAGGGGACGCCAAAATCGACAATTCCAAGTTCAAAGCCATGTTCCACGCCAAGGCAAAGATGCTCAGTCCTGAGCAGGTATATTCCTTTACAGGCCATGCGGTGGGCGGCGTCTGCCCTTTTGCCAACCCGGACGGGGTACGTACCTACCTGGATGTGTCCCTCCAGCGCTTCGAGACTGTCTTCCCCGCGGCGGGCAGCAGCAACTCCGCGATCCAGCTCACCTGTGACGAGCTGGCGGAGTACTCCCACAGCCTGGGATGGATCGACGTGTGCAAGGGCTGGCAGGAGACCCCCTGA
- a CDS encoding phosphoribosyl-ATP pyrophosphohydrolase yields the protein MNDVWKQLYQVVQDRKASPQEGSYTCYLFDKGLDKILKKVGEECAETIIAAKNGRQEETVGEISDLIYHLTVMMAQQNIPLEAVLEELDRRSHKIGNLKQFHVADHNT from the coding sequence GTGAACGACGTATGGAAGCAGTTGTATCAGGTGGTCCAGGACCGGAAGGCCAGCCCCCAGGAGGGGTCTTATACCTGCTACCTCTTTGACAAGGGGCTGGATAAGATCCTGAAAAAAGTGGGAGAGGAATGTGCAGAGACCATCATCGCCGCCAAGAATGGGCGGCAGGAGGAGACGGTGGGGGAGATCTCAGACCTGATCTACCATCTCACCGTGATGATGGCCCAGCAGAACATCCCTCTGGAAGCTGTGCTGGAGGAGCTGGACCGCCGCAGTCACAAGATCGGGAATCTGAAGCAGTTTCATGTTGCCGATCACAACACCTGA
- a CDS encoding phosphoribosyl-AMP cyclohydrolase, producing the protein MFDLDQLFQKSELIPVIIQHARTKDVLMLGFTNREAVERTLQTKTAWFWSRSRGKLWNKGETSGHFLHVEQIFTDCDTDTLLYFCLPDGPTCHTGRDSCFFQEIML; encoded by the coding sequence ATGTTTGATTTGGACCAGCTGTTTCAAAAATCAGAGCTGATCCCAGTGATCATCCAGCATGCCCGGACCAAGGACGTGCTGATGCTGGGCTTTACGAATCGGGAGGCAGTGGAGCGGACGCTCCAGACAAAGACTGCCTGGTTTTGGAGCCGGAGCCGGGGCAAACTATGGAACAAGGGGGAGACCTCCGGCCACTTCCTCCATGTGGAACAGATCTTTACCGACTGCGATACCGACACCCTGCTCTACTTTTGCCTGCCCGACGGCCCTACCTGTCACACAGGACGAGACAGTTGCTTTTTTCAGGAGATTATGTTATGA
- a CDS encoding imidazoleglycerol phosphate synthase cyclase, translating into MLAKRIIPCLDVRDGRVVKGVNFVNIRDAGDPVELARFYSDQGADEIVFLDITATSDGRATVADVVERTAEQVFVPLTVGGGIRTLEDFRQLLRAGADKISVNSAAVKDPGLISRAAERFGSQCVVLAIDARRRPEGSYEVVVAGGRTPTGLDAVEWARRGEALGAGEILLTSMDADGTKAGFDLEMTRAVTQAVSIPVIASGGCGSLEHFAQVFAETDCDAALAASLFHFGELTVPQVKEYLRKRKIPVR; encoded by the coding sequence ATGCTGGCAAAGCGCATCATCCCCTGTCTGGACGTCCGGGACGGGCGTGTGGTCAAGGGAGTCAACTTTGTGAATATCCGGGACGCCGGGGACCCGGTGGAGCTGGCCCGGTTCTACTCGGACCAGGGGGCGGACGAGATCGTCTTTCTGGACATCACCGCTACCAGCGACGGCCGGGCCACAGTGGCGGACGTGGTGGAGCGGACTGCGGAGCAGGTGTTCGTCCCCCTGACCGTGGGCGGCGGCATCCGCACCCTGGAGGACTTCCGGCAGCTCCTCCGGGCGGGTGCGGACAAGATCTCCGTGAATTCCGCCGCGGTGAAGGACCCGGGGCTGATCTCCCGGGCGGCGGAGCGATTCGGCTCCCAGTGCGTGGTGCTGGCCATCGATGCCCGGCGGCGGCCGGAGGGCAGCTATGAGGTGGTGGTGGCCGGAGGGCGCACCCCCACCGGCCTGGACGCCGTAGAGTGGGCCCGGAGGGGCGAGGCGCTGGGAGCGGGGGAGATCCTGCTCACCTCCATGGACGCAGACGGCACCAAGGCGGGCTTTGATCTGGAGATGACCCGGGCCGTGACCCAGGCGGTCTCCATCCCTGTCATCGCCTCCGGAGGTTGCGGCAGCCTGGAGCACTTTGCCCAAGTCTTCGCAGAGACAGACTGTGATGCGGCTCTGGCCGCCTCCCTGTTCCACTTCGGGGAGCTGACAGTGCCCCAGGTGAAGGAGTATCTGCGGAAGCGGAAGATCCCGGTGCGCTGA